From Hippea alviniae EP5-r, one genomic window encodes:
- a CDS encoding succinate dehydrogenase iron-sulfur subunit, which produces MALNVGDKVIFKIFRYDPEKDKAPYYKDYEVTITRKGMMVLDGLNQIKWEQDPTLSYRRSCREGVCGSDGMNINGMNTVSCMAHIEDYNSDVLVIKPLPGFPIVKDLVCDFDDFFNKYYAVKPYLIEKTPPPLRERLQSVEDRKKLDGLYECILCGCCSSSCPSYWADPDYLGPSALLNAARFVLDTRDEGSDERLDVVNNIHGVWRCHTILNCIHACPKELNPTKAIAALQKEILKRKY; this is translated from the coding sequence ATGGCATTGAATGTTGGAGATAAAGTGATATTTAAGATTTTCAGATATGACCCTGAAAAGGATAAGGCTCCTTACTATAAAGATTATGAAGTAACCATTACCCGAAAGGGTATGATGGTGCTTGATGGTCTGAATCAGATCAAGTGGGAGCAAGACCCCACTTTGAGCTATAGAAGGAGCTGCCGTGAAGGTGTCTGCGGTTCTGACGGAATGAACATCAACGGCATGAACACAGTCTCTTGTATGGCTCACATAGAAGATTACAATAGCGATGTGCTTGTTATTAAACCGCTTCCCGGATTTCCTATAGTAAAAGACCTTGTGTGCGATTTTGATGACTTCTTCAATAAATACTATGCAGTTAAGCCTTACTTGATAGAGAAGACACCACCACCATTGAGAGAGAGACTTCAGAGTGTTGAAGATAGAAAGAAGCTTGATGGTCTTTATGAGTGTATATTGTGCGGATGTTGTTCAAGCTCCTGTCCATCTTACTGGGCAGACCCAGACTATCTTGGACCATCTGCCCTGCTTAACGCTGCAAGATTTGTTCTTGATACAAGGGATGAAGGCTCTGACGAAAGGCTTGATGTTGTCAACAATATACATGGTGTCTGGAGATGCCATACAATTCTCAACTGTATCCATGCATGTCCAAAGGAGCTCAACCCGACGAAGGCTATTGCTGCACTTCAGAAAGAGATACTCAAGAGAAAATACTAA